A stretch of Microtus pennsylvanicus isolate mMicPen1 chromosome 5, mMicPen1.hap1, whole genome shotgun sequence DNA encodes these proteins:
- the LOC142851362 gene encoding uncharacterized protein LOC142851362: MSCCGCSGGCGSSCGGCGSCCCKPVCCCVPACSCSSCGGCKGGCGSCGGCGSCCGSSCGGCGSCCCKPVCCCVPACSCSSCGGCKGGCGSCGGCGSCGGCKGGCGSCGGCKGGCSSCGGCGSCGGCKGGCGSCGGCGSCGGCKGGCGSCGGCGSCGGCKGGCCSSCGGCDSCGGCKSSCCQSSCCKPCCCQSSCCKPCCSSGCGSCCQSSCCKPCCSSGCGSCCQSSCCKPCCSSGCGSCCQSSCCKPCCSSGCGSCCQSSCCKPCCCQSSCCAPVCCQCKI; this comes from the exons ATGAGCTGCTGTGGCTGTTCTGGAGGCTGTGGCTCCAGctgtgggggctgtggctccTGCTGCTGCAAACCTGTGTGCTGTTGTGTGCCTGCCTGTTCCTGCTCCAGCTGTGGAGGCTGCAAGGGTGGCTGTGGATcctgtgggggctgtggctcct GCTGTGGCTCCAGctgtgggggctgtggctcctgctgctgcaagcctgtgtgctgctgtgtgcctgcctgttcctgctccagctgtggaggctgcaagggaggctgtggttcctgtgggggctgtggctcctgtgggggctgcaagggaggctgtggttcctgtgggggctgcaaAGGAGGTTGTAgctcctgtgggggctgtggttcctgtgggggctgcaagggaggctgtggttcctgtgggggctgtggctcctgtgggggctgcaagggaggctgtggttcctgtgggggctgtggttcctgtggaggctgcaagggaggct gctgtagCTCCTGTGGGGGCTGTGATTCCTGTGGAGGATGCAAGTCCAGCTGTtgtcagtccagctgctgcaagccctgctgctgccagtcaagctgctgcaagccctgctgctcttcaggaTGTGggtcctgctgtcagtccagctgctgcaagccctgctgctcttcaggctgtgggtcctgctgccagtccagctgctgcaaaccctgctgctcttcaggctgcgggtcctgctgtcagtccagctgctgcaagccctgctgctcttcaggctgtgggtcctgttgccagtccagctgctgcaagccctgctgctgccagtccagctgTTGTGCTCCTGTGTGCTGCCAGTGCAAGATCTGA
- the LOC142851031 gene encoding uncharacterized protein LOC142851031, producing MSCCGCSGGCGSSCGGCGSCCCKPVCCCVPACSCSSCGGCCGSCGGCGSCGGCKGGCGSCGGCKGGCGSCGGCKGGCSSCGGCGSCGGCKGGCGSCGGCKGGCSSCGGCKGGCSSCGGCKGGCSSCGGCGSCCCQSSCCKPCCSSGCGSCCQSSCCKPCCCQSSCCKPCCSSGCGSCCQSSCCKPCCSSGCGSCCQSSCCKPCCCQSSCCKPCCSGSCSCGPVCCQCKI from the exons ATGAGCTGCTGTGGCTGTTCCGGAGGCTGTGGCTCCAGctgtgggggctgtggctcctgctgctgcaagcctgtgtgctgctgtgtgcctgCCTGTTCCTGCTCCAGCTGTGGAGGCT gctgtggttcctgtgggggctgtggttcctgtgggggctgcaagggaggctgtggttcctgtgggggctgcaagggaggatgtggttcctgtgggggctgcaagggaggctgtagctcctgtgggggctgtggttcctgtgggggctgcaagggaggatgtggttcctgtgggggctgcaagggaggTTGTAgctcctgtgggggctgcaagggaggctgcagctcctgtgggggctgcaagggaggTTGTAgctcctgtgggggctgtggttcct gctgctgtcagtccagctgctgcaagccctgctgctcttcaggctgtgggtcctgctgtcagtccagctgtTGTAAGCCCTGTTGctgtcagtccagctgctgcaagccctgctgctcttcaggtTGTGggtcctgctgtcagtccagctgctgcaagccctgctgctcttcaggctgtgggtcctgctgtcagtccagctgtTGTAAGCCCTGTTGctgtcagtccagctgctgcaagccctgctgctctggGTCCTGTTCCTGTGGGCCTGTGTGCTGCCAGTGTAAGATTTGA